In Candidatus Eremiobacterota bacterium, a genomic segment contains:
- a CDS encoding DUF721 domain-containing protein yields the protein MLKLGAVLDGWRPKPGPGSDPLLAARAAWPELVGADVARAAQPVAIERDEVLVVLTSSSAWSHQLAFLEPEIVRGLRLLPETGALTRLRFRVGKLRRPGGAPSGPAGPRRAGNELAAEPPARTLDDALARLRRTVERSRNEHRLRGGAFCALCEAPVDQGTATCRPCRDDDERRRRFACERLLFEAPWLGSEDVLGLVDGLTAEEYDAFRRALLKTWWDELWRASKLHKLRQPLDRVRLRKLASSFVLLETQIDPNRLEMDSAVRKNALGELYEFVRTIEPH from the coding sequence GTGCTGAAGCTCGGCGCGGTCCTCGACGGCTGGCGGCCGAAGCCAGGGCCGGGCTCCGATCCGCTGCTCGCCGCCCGGGCGGCGTGGCCCGAGCTCGTCGGGGCCGACGTGGCGCGGGCCGCGCAGCCGGTCGCGATCGAGCGCGACGAGGTCCTGGTCGTTCTGACCAGCTCGTCCGCCTGGTCGCACCAACTCGCCTTCCTGGAGCCCGAGATCGTCCGCGGGCTGCGGCTGCTCCCCGAAACGGGGGCACTCACGAGGCTGCGCTTCCGGGTCGGAAAGCTGCGGCGACCGGGCGGCGCTCCGAGCGGTCCCGCGGGACCGCGTCGGGCGGGAAACGAGCTCGCCGCCGAGCCGCCGGCCCGGACGCTCGACGATGCGCTGGCCCGCCTCCGCCGCACCGTCGAGCGCAGCCGAAACGAGCACCGCTTGCGCGGCGGCGCGTTCTGCGCGCTCTGCGAGGCTCCGGTCGACCAGGGAACGGCGACCTGCCGGCCGTGCCGCGACGACGACGAGCGGCGGCGGCGCTTTGCCTGCGAACGGCTGCTGTTCGAGGCCCCGTGGCTGGGCTCCGAAGACGTTCTCGGGCTGGTGGACGGACTGACCGCGGAAGAATACGACGCGTTCCGACGGGCACTGCTGAAGACGTGGTGGGACGAGCTGTGGCGGGCGAGCAAACTGCACAAGCTGCGCCAACCGCTCGACCGCGTTCGCTTGCGCAAGCTGGCCAGCTCGTTCGTCCTGCTCGAGACGCAGATCGATCCGAACCGGCTCGAGAT
- a CDS encoding DNA replication/repair protein RecF, whose protein sequence is MRLQRVRLIDFRNYERLDFAPQPGLNVFVGPNAQGKSNLLEAFAMLATGKSFRAHRESELIREDAERAEIGGEARVLAGEVRLRCSITRTPAGTRKSFEVNGGAVGFARFLGRARVVTFVPADLQLVGGGPALRRSFLNEALAQLSPTYYRDLALYHKVIAQKSALLRGAIAPDRDLLLAYNDELVRPASALIAARRAFAGELAAATAEMYGRWRGARERLGVTYAPNPDGDVAEALAGALEHELRRRTTLVGPHRDELRLLVDGKRLAAFGSQGQQRTAVLALKVAEYDVMRARSGDAPILLLDDVLSELDAERAGGFLGAVEGFEQAFLTTTELPRELGAAATWSIRAATVTPC, encoded by the coding sequence GTGCGTCTGCAACGCGTGCGGCTGATCGATTTCCGCAACTACGAGCGCCTCGATTTTGCGCCGCAGCCGGGGCTCAACGTCTTCGTCGGGCCGAACGCGCAAGGCAAGTCGAATCTGCTCGAGGCGTTCGCGATGCTGGCGACCGGGAAATCGTTTCGCGCGCATCGCGAGAGCGAGCTGATTCGCGAGGACGCCGAGCGTGCGGAGATCGGCGGCGAAGCGCGCGTCCTGGCGGGCGAGGTTCGGCTGCGGTGCTCGATCACGCGCACGCCGGCGGGAACGCGCAAGAGCTTCGAGGTGAACGGCGGTGCGGTCGGCTTCGCGCGCTTTCTCGGGCGCGCGCGCGTGGTGACGTTCGTGCCGGCCGATCTGCAGCTAGTCGGCGGCGGACCGGCGCTGCGGCGGTCGTTTCTCAACGAAGCACTGGCACAGCTCTCGCCGACGTACTATCGCGACCTCGCGCTGTATCACAAGGTGATCGCGCAGAAGTCGGCGCTGCTGCGCGGCGCGATCGCACCCGATCGCGATCTGTTGCTGGCGTACAACGACGAGCTGGTGCGGCCGGCGAGCGCGCTCATCGCGGCGCGGCGCGCGTTCGCCGGCGAGCTCGCCGCGGCGACGGCAGAGATGTACGGCCGCTGGCGCGGCGCGCGCGAACGCCTCGGCGTGACCTACGCGCCGAACCCCGACGGCGACGTCGCCGAAGCGCTCGCCGGCGCGCTCGAGCACGAGCTGCGGCGGCGCACGACGCTGGTCGGACCGCACCGCGACGAATTGCGGCTGCTCGTCGACGGGAAGCGGCTGGCGGCGTTCGGCTCGCAAGGCCAGCAGCGCACGGCGGTGTTAGCCCTGAAGGTCGCCGAATACGACGTCATGCGCGCCCGCTCCGGAGACGCTCCGATCTTGCTGCTCGACGACGTCCTCTCCGAGCTCGACGCGGAGCGCGCCGGCGGCTTCCTCGGCGCCGTCGAAGGCTTCGAGCAGGCGTTCCTCACGACGACCGAGCTGCCGCGTGAGCTCGGCGCGGCGGCGACCTGGTCGATCCGCGCGGCGACGGTGACACCGTGCTGA